One window from the genome of Dyadobacter sp. CECT 9275 encodes:
- a CDS encoding tetratricopeptide repeat protein yields the protein MKKSVVIWFTTLMPVLSLAQNTHLASAGPASDTNISQKRPLELKEKRILPLYGEGSKSSEQIDEEIRFLSECDKSFSSREEASNFFTARAWEYLQEGSLDTACYRFNLAHLLNDKNVDAYWGLGVVSYQREDWVQAKDMLSRGLNIQGNNVPLLVDLSTVDLKLFAITNRPEELEEAKTLLTRAITQDSTYALGQYNLALLHFNLNEFEKSWEHLHKGRSLDFAQLNFEFVELLKSKMPDPQGFFK from the coding sequence ATGAAAAAATCTGTTGTTATCTGGTTCACTACTTTAATGCCTGTTTTGAGCTTAGCACAAAACACTCATTTAGCAAGTGCCGGACCTGCCTCTGACACTAATATTTCGCAAAAACGCCCTCTTGAGCTTAAAGAAAAACGCATTTTACCCCTTTATGGAGAAGGCAGTAAGAGTTCCGAGCAAATTGATGAAGAAATCCGTTTCCTGAGTGAATGTGACAAATCGTTCTCGTCCCGGGAGGAAGCGAGCAATTTTTTCACCGCAAGAGCATGGGAATATCTGCAGGAAGGATCTTTGGACACCGCATGTTACCGTTTTAACCTGGCCCATTTGCTGAACGACAAAAATGTTGATGCTTACTGGGGCCTGGGTGTAGTATCTTATCAGCGGGAAGATTGGGTACAGGCAAAGGATATGCTGAGCAGAGGTCTTAATATACAGGGAAACAATGTACCGCTGCTCGTGGATTTGTCTACGGTGGATCTTAAACTTTTTGCCATTACCAACCGTCCCGAAGAACTGGAAGAAGCAAAAACGTTATTGACTCGTGCCATTACCCAGGATTCTACATACGCCCTTGGCCAGTATAACCTGGCTTTGTTACATTTTAATCTGAATGAATTTGAAAAGTCCTGGGAACATTTACACAAAGGCCGTTCTCTGGATTTTGCTCAGCTGAACTTTGAGTTTGTAGAGCTTCTCAAATCAAAAATGCCTGACCCCCAGGGTTTCTTTAAATAG
- a CDS encoding DEAD/DEAH box helicase encodes MQETLNSFEQFKLNRQLLNAIEDAGYTQPTPVQEQAIPMAMAGHDVLGIAQTGTGKTAAYVLPILMKIKYAQGQHARALILAPTRELVMQIAGSINQLSKYTDLRTVALYGGLGPKSQIEAIHQGVDIIVATPGRLMDLYLKEDVILKQLTTLVLDEADKMMDMGFMPQIRRLLEVLPRKRQNLLFSATFADKVERLSYEFLEFPTRVEVTQQATTAEMVEQVLYELPNFRTKVNLLTLLLEDTEVFRRVLIFTRSREVAGNVYKYLLRKVVPEEEIRVIHANKGQNTRTNAMDAFREGSVRVMVATDVASRGIDVTEVSHVINFDVPLIYEDYVHRIGRTGRANHVGQAITFMTMADEYHIRKIEKIIRMEIPRTDLPEELEILPTPKEEQQEMLREIDNQRRREDPTFLGAFHEKKKTFRPPVKSSVKAQHSKRNSSGRSKRR; translated from the coding sequence ATGCAAGAGACGTTGAACTCCTTCGAACAATTTAAACTTAACCGGCAATTACTCAATGCGATTGAGGATGCCGGTTACACCCAGCCAACCCCTGTACAGGAACAAGCCATACCCATGGCCATGGCAGGCCACGATGTACTCGGAATAGCACAAACAGGAACCGGTAAAACAGCCGCGTATGTATTGCCTATTCTGATGAAGATAAAATATGCCCAGGGCCAGCATGCAAGGGCACTGATACTGGCCCCCACCCGGGAGCTGGTGATGCAGATTGCCGGCTCCATTAACCAGCTTAGCAAATATACCGACCTGCGAACCGTTGCTCTTTACGGTGGCCTGGGGCCCAAATCCCAGATCGAAGCCATCCATCAAGGTGTGGATATCATAGTGGCCACGCCTGGCAGGCTGATGGACCTGTACCTCAAAGAGGACGTGATTCTAAAACAACTGACTACCCTGGTGCTGGATGAAGCTGACAAAATGATGGACATGGGTTTCATGCCGCAGATACGCCGGCTTTTGGAGGTATTGCCCCGAAAACGTCAGAATTTACTTTTTTCGGCCACTTTTGCAGATAAAGTAGAGAGGCTTTCCTACGAATTCCTTGAATTCCCTACCCGGGTGGAAGTAACCCAGCAGGCCACAACTGCCGAGATGGTGGAACAGGTGTTATACGAACTTCCTAATTTCAGGACCAAGGTGAACCTGCTGACCCTACTGCTGGAAGATACGGAAGTTTTCAGACGTGTGCTGATCTTCACCAGAAGCAGGGAAGTAGCCGGGAACGTATACAAATATCTGCTCCGAAAAGTAGTTCCTGAGGAAGAGATACGCGTGATTCATGCCAACAAGGGACAAAATACCCGTACAAATGCCATGGATGCCTTTCGGGAGGGTTCAGTGAGAGTGATGGTGGCAACCGACGTTGCCTCACGGGGCATTGATGTTACCGAGGTAAGTCATGTCATTAATTTCGATGTGCCGCTGATCTACGAAGACTATGTGCACCGGATCGGAAGGACCGGGCGTGCAAACCACGTCGGGCAGGCTATTACCTTCATGACCATGGCCGATGAATATCACATCCGGAAGATTGAGAAGATCATCAGGATGGAAATTCCCCGGACCGACCTTCCCGAAGAACTGGAAATCCTTCCCACTCCCAAAGAAGAACAACAGGAAATGCTCCGCGAAATAGATAACCAGCGACGAAGAGAAGATCCTACATTTTTGGGGGCTTTTCATGAAAAGAAAAAGACTTTCAGGCCGCCTGTAAAATCCTCCGTAAAAGCACAACACTCTAAAAGAAACAGCTCCGGACGAAGTAAAAGAAGATAA
- the fbp gene encoding class 1 fructose-bisphosphatase, with protein MISKTVQELALPVGVTLDRFIMGNQSTFPYATGELSQLLRDIALAGKIINREINRAGLVDIAGGNGTENVQGENQQKLDIIANIRFIRALKNGGEACAILSEEEEEIIHTGNNQGKYVVAMDPLDGSSNIDVGVSIGTIFSIYRRVSPMGAPATREDFLQGGRKQVAAGYILYGSSTMLVYSTGNGVNGFTLDQSLGEFILSHKNICSPANGTTFSVNEGHYNSYLQSVQDYIVHCKKNEFSARYIGSLVSDFHRNLLKGGIYLYPSTKKDLRGKLRLIYECYPLAFISEQSGGGASDGFGSILDIVPTTFHQRSPLFIGSRLMVQEAVKA; from the coding sequence ATGATTTCTAAAACTGTTCAGGAACTTGCACTGCCCGTTGGCGTTACGCTCGACCGATTCATCATGGGAAACCAAAGTACATTCCCGTATGCTACGGGAGAGCTTTCCCAGTTGCTCAGGGATATAGCACTGGCCGGTAAAATCATTAACAGGGAAATTAACCGAGCGGGCCTGGTGGATATCGCCGGAGGAAACGGGACTGAAAATGTACAGGGCGAAAACCAGCAGAAACTGGATATCATTGCCAACATACGTTTTATACGTGCACTCAAAAACGGTGGTGAGGCCTGTGCTATTTTATCAGAAGAAGAGGAAGAAATTATTCATACAGGCAATAACCAAGGTAAGTATGTAGTAGCCATGGATCCGCTGGACGGTTCTTCCAATATAGATGTGGGGGTATCCATCGGTACCATCTTTTCCATTTACCGCCGGGTTTCTCCCATGGGCGCACCGGCTACCCGCGAAGATTTCCTGCAAGGTGGCCGTAAACAGGTGGCGGCCGGTTATATCTTGTACGGCTCTTCCACTATGCTGGTGTACTCTACCGGCAACGGTGTGAACGGCTTTACCCTGGACCAGTCTCTCGGAGAATTTATACTATCACATAAAAACATTTGCTCACCCGCCAACGGAACCACTTTTTCCGTAAACGAGGGACATTATAACAGTTACCTCCAATCCGTTCAGGACTATATTGTCCACTGCAAGAAAAACGAGTTCAGCGCAAGGTACATCGGCTCCCTGGTGAGCGATTTTCATAGAAATCTGCTCAAAGGGGGTATATATCTTTACCCTTCCACCAAAAAAGACCTCAGGGGAAAACTCAGGCTGATCTACGAATGTTATCCTCTCGCCTTTATTTCAGAACAATCGGGCGGAGGAGCGAGCGACGGGTTTGGCAGCATTCTTGACATTGTTCCAACAACATTCCACCAACGGTCACCTCTATTTATAGGCTCCCGGCTTATGGTTCAGGAGGCTGTAAAAGCATAA
- a CDS encoding helix-turn-helix domain-containing protein, with amino-acid sequence MIPNTTLALAAEFVHFTNKNIFLTGKAGTGKTTFLHNLKKTLHKRMAIVAPTGVAAINAGGVTIHSFFQLPFGPHIPGSFLSAQQYQKFSREKINLIKSLDLLVIDEISMVRADMLDGIDEVLRRYKDREKPFGGVQLLMIGDLHQLSPVIKDEEWSMLKEHYDTIFFFSSHALQKSDPVRIELTHIYRQSDDRFIDLLNHIRENRLDADTLAYLNQRYLPDFVPADDEGYITLTTHNSTAQEINHTKLKTLPGEPEYFEAKTDGDFPEYSYPTNYDLSLKTGAQVMFVKNDSSRDKLFYNGKIGFVSRIDSGTIYVKCKGEYAEIPVKPEEWTNVKYVLNQETKEIDEQVIGSFTQFPLKLAWAITIHKSQGLTFEKAIIDAKLSFAHGQVYVALSRCKSYEGMVLRSPIGERSVITDGAISVYTKEVSKNQPDSQRLESEKISFQQSLIYELFDFSALHRNLFQLDRVLSGNTGILDAETIRVSKQLLEISQTSIQTVAQKFRSQLSQLFLSGGLPEENSDAQVRIQKASAYFLEKTDLLTSLATEMNLDTDNQAVRKLILEAFENFQKSVFLKHETLITAKENFNTAQYLRVKANADIEFKLKVKTSQKAPTTTGKGLLHNDLYKTIKEWRDQVADQKNVPVYIVMPQKAIKELTEKLPSTPAELESIKGIGKTKVRQYGSQVLDMINTYCEENGIERQQTVIAPVKKAKPDTKAVSLEMFREGVPLEKIAEDRGLSVSTIESHLHHYIAIDELDIRELYPAEKVSQITDFFTTGRSISLSEAKTALGDDFSYSEIRGVLLHLRKGQD; translated from the coding sequence ATGATACCTAACACCACACTAGCACTAGCTGCCGAATTTGTACATTTCACCAACAAGAATATTTTCCTGACCGGTAAGGCGGGAACGGGCAAAACAACGTTTCTGCATAATCTAAAAAAAACACTCCACAAACGCATGGCGATTGTAGCCCCAACAGGCGTTGCCGCAATCAATGCCGGAGGGGTCACCATCCATTCCTTTTTCCAGCTGCCCTTCGGGCCGCACATTCCGGGCAGCTTTTTGTCTGCCCAGCAATACCAGAAATTCAGCCGCGAAAAGATTAACCTGATCAAAAGCCTGGATCTGCTGGTGATTGATGAGATCAGTATGGTGAGAGCTGATATGCTGGATGGAATCGATGAGGTACTCCGACGATACAAAGACCGTGAAAAGCCCTTTGGCGGGGTACAGTTGCTGATGATCGGGGATCTGCACCAGTTGTCGCCGGTTATTAAGGACGAGGAATGGAGCATGCTGAAAGAACATTACGATACGATTTTCTTTTTCAGCAGCCATGCCCTGCAAAAGTCCGATCCTGTCAGGATAGAACTCACGCATATCTACCGCCAGTCGGACGACAGGTTTATCGATCTGCTCAACCATATCCGCGAGAACCGGCTGGATGCGGATACCCTGGCCTATCTGAACCAGAGATACCTTCCGGATTTTGTCCCCGCGGATGATGAAGGTTACATCACGCTGACGACGCACAACTCCACCGCGCAGGAAATAAACCATACCAAATTAAAAACACTACCCGGTGAACCTGAGTATTTCGAAGCAAAAACCGATGGTGATTTCCCTGAATACAGCTACCCTACCAATTATGATCTGAGCCTGAAAACCGGAGCACAGGTCATGTTTGTCAAAAATGACTCATCGAGAGACAAGCTTTTTTATAATGGTAAAATTGGTTTCGTATCAAGAATAGATAGCGGCACCATTTATGTAAAATGTAAAGGTGAATACGCTGAGATACCCGTAAAACCGGAAGAATGGACGAATGTAAAATATGTACTGAACCAGGAGACAAAGGAAATTGACGAGCAGGTCATAGGCAGTTTTACACAGTTTCCGCTGAAACTTGCCTGGGCAATCACGATTCATAAAAGCCAGGGACTTACATTTGAAAAAGCAATTATCGACGCAAAACTTTCCTTTGCTCACGGACAGGTTTATGTAGCACTCAGCCGCTGCAAAAGTTATGAAGGTATGGTACTGAGAAGTCCGATCGGGGAGAGAAGTGTGATTACAGACGGCGCCATATCTGTTTATACCAAAGAAGTAAGCAAAAATCAACCGGACAGTCAACGGCTTGAAAGTGAAAAAATCAGCTTTCAACAATCCCTTATTTATGAGCTTTTCGACTTTTCCGCTCTTCACCGAAACCTGTTTCAGCTGGACAGGGTTCTCTCAGGCAATACCGGCATTCTGGATGCCGAAACCATCAGGGTATCCAAGCAACTCCTGGAAATAAGCCAGACTTCCATTCAGACGGTAGCTCAAAAATTCAGGTCCCAGTTATCACAGCTGTTTCTCTCAGGAGGGTTGCCTGAAGAAAACAGTGATGCCCAGGTACGGATTCAAAAAGCAAGTGCCTACTTTCTTGAAAAAACGGATCTGCTTACCTCACTCGCAACAGAAATGAATCTGGATACCGACAACCAGGCGGTCAGGAAACTTATTCTTGAAGCATTTGAAAACTTTCAGAAAAGTGTTTTTCTGAAACATGAAACGCTGATTACCGCTAAGGAAAATTTTAATACTGCCCAATACCTGCGCGTGAAAGCCAACGCCGATATTGAATTTAAACTGAAAGTTAAAACCTCGCAAAAAGCACCCACAACTACCGGCAAAGGCTTACTTCACAACGATTTATATAAAACCATCAAAGAGTGGAGAGACCAGGTAGCCGATCAGAAAAATGTGCCGGTGTACATCGTCATGCCCCAGAAAGCCATTAAGGAACTGACCGAGAAACTGCCCTCTACCCCCGCAGAACTGGAAAGTATCAAAGGCATTGGCAAGACAAAAGTACGTCAGTATGGCAGCCAGGTGCTGGATATGATTAATACTTATTGTGAAGAAAATGGTATAGAACGACAGCAAACGGTGATTGCCCCGGTGAAAAAAGCAAAACCTGATACCAAAGCCGTGAGCCTTGAGATGTTCAGAGAGGGAGTTCCGCTGGAAAAAATCGCAGAAGACCGCGGATTAAGTGTCTCCACGATCGAATCGCACCTGCATCATTATATCGCCATCGATGAGCTGGACATTCGTGAGCTGTATCCTGCCGAAAAAGTCAGCCAGATCACCGATTTCTTTACTACCGGCCGCAGCATTTCTTTGAGTGAAGCAAAGACTGCTCTGGGCGACGATTTTTCCTATTCCGAAATCAGAGGTGTATTATTACATCTCCGGAAAGGGCAGGATTAA
- a CDS encoding DUF2089 family protein: MIRNLPHKCPSCEARLKVSALTCEVCETVVSGRFELPQLAQLTRNEQEFILDFVRSSGSLKEMAQKLGLSYPTVRNLLDDIIIKLNTNE; the protein is encoded by the coding sequence ATGATAAGAAACCTGCCGCATAAATGTCCGAGCTGTGAAGCAAGATTAAAGGTTTCAGCACTCACCTGCGAGGTTTGCGAAACCGTTGTGTCAGGCAGGTTTGAACTCCCACAGCTTGCCCAGCTCACCCGAAATGAACAGGAGTTTATCCTGGATTTTGTACGAAGTAGCGGAAGTTTAAAAGAAATGGCTCAAAAGCTGGGGCTCAGTTATCCTACTGTGCGGAATTTACTCGATGATATCATCATAAAATTAAACACGAATGAATAA
- a CDS encoding alpha/beta hydrolase family protein: protein MKKILFSVIAFLGSLTLFAQNISGDWQGILKVPGGQLRLVIHITGEGDGYSATMDSPDQNAKGFPVSSISCKDSVLTFSISNIGASYTGKLGKDHVFVGTFSQGGQPFPLDLTRGSAEKDKPRRPQTPFPPFPYLSEQVRFDNKTAGNSLAGTLTIPKGEGKFPAVILISGSGAQNRDEEIFEHKPFLVLADHLTQNGIAVLRYDDRGVGASTGDISLATSKDFASDVRAALAYLQTRKEINTDKIGLIGHSEGGLIAPMLASKSRDIAFIVLLAGPGLPGDELLLLQSRVMGKTAGVGTEQLESAGKLYRKAYDIVKQNQEPEPGKAPLKVHFEEFFFHSKQFADASQKAAYINQQVILLTSPWMNFFIQYDPVPALENVKCPVLALNGEKDVQVPPKENLPAIKTALLKAGNKDFEVKELPGLNHLFQEAGTGLPSEYGIIEQTFSPIALKEITSWITIHTR, encoded by the coding sequence ATGAAAAAAATACTATTCAGCGTTATTGCGTTTTTGGGATCACTTACCCTTTTTGCCCAGAATATTTCCGGCGACTGGCAGGGAATACTTAAAGTACCCGGCGGCCAGCTGAGGCTGGTCATACACATCACGGGGGAAGGTGATGGTTATTCAGCAACTATGGACAGCCCGGACCAGAACGCCAAAGGTTTCCCGGTTTCCTCTATTTCCTGTAAGGATTCGGTGCTTACTTTTTCCATCAGTAACATCGGTGCAAGTTATACAGGCAAGCTTGGGAAGGACCATGTTTTTGTAGGAACTTTCAGTCAGGGCGGACAGCCTTTCCCACTGGACCTTACGCGCGGATCGGCAGAAAAGGACAAGCCACGCAGGCCGCAAACACCTTTCCCTCCGTTTCCTTACCTGAGCGAGCAGGTGAGGTTTGACAATAAAACAGCGGGCAACAGCCTGGCAGGTACCCTTACTATCCCTAAGGGTGAAGGCAAATTCCCAGCCGTTATTTTAATTTCGGGGAGCGGCGCACAAAACCGTGACGAGGAGATTTTTGAACACAAACCTTTTCTGGTCCTGGCGGATCACCTGACGCAAAACGGCATAGCAGTCCTTAGGTATGACGACAGGGGCGTGGGGGCTTCCACCGGGGATATCAGCCTTGCTACTTCCAAGGATTTTGCGTCAGACGTAAGGGCTGCACTGGCTTATCTGCAAACCAGAAAAGAAATTAATACCGATAAAATCGGGCTGATAGGGCACAGCGAAGGAGGGCTCATCGCACCCATGCTGGCGTCAAAATCCAGGGATATTGCATTTATCGTTTTGCTCGCGGGGCCTGGTTTACCAGGGGATGAGCTGTTGTTACTTCAGTCGCGGGTGATGGGCAAGACCGCTGGTGTTGGTACCGAACAGCTGGAAAGTGCCGGCAAGTTATACCGGAAAGCGTATGATATCGTGAAACAGAATCAGGAACCTGAGCCAGGAAAGGCCCCGTTAAAAGTGCACTTTGAAGAATTCTTTTTTCACTCAAAACAATTTGCAGATGCCAGCCAGAAGGCGGCATATATCAATCAGCAGGTGATACTGCTGACTTCGCCCTGGATGAATTTCTTTATACAATATGATCCGGTGCCTGCGCTCGAAAATGTAAAATGTCCGGTGCTGGCTCTGAACGGAGAGAAAGATGTGCAGGTGCCTCCAAAGGAAAATCTTCCGGCTATTAAAACTGCGCTGCTAAAAGCAGGAAACAAGGATTTTGAAGTTAAAGAACTACCCGGCCTGAACCATCTTTTTCAGGAAGCGGGCACGGGGCTGCCTTCCGAATATGGCATCATTGAACAAACCTTTTCACCCATTGCTTTAAAAGAAATCACATCCTGGATTACCATTCACACCCGATAG
- a CDS encoding DUF3784 domain-containing protein produces the protein MLYIAAFLSVIFISVGFIITPKNARYILSGYNTMSETERAKVDITFYLRLFRRFHIFLGISLFAVTAALTVINNNIASMFMVTYPVLAYIYLVVKSKVLYAGRNKAGTYVGVFVLLIVAAVIGVSFADFKSSELVITTDRLEIEGTFGTSVPREKIDSVLLVPALPTISYKTYGFAAGDYAKGDFRTKDRRTVKLYVNKKISPSILLKTSSGDIYYNSDKLDMPALYNKIIQWKGK, from the coding sequence ATGTTATACATTGCAGCTTTTCTTTCGGTTATTTTTATTTCGGTTGGCTTCATTATTACTCCGAAAAATGCGAGATATATATTATCCGGATACAATACCATGTCGGAGACGGAACGGGCAAAGGTTGATATAACATTCTATCTTCGGCTTTTTCGCAGGTTTCATATTTTTCTCGGCATATCCTTATTTGCTGTTACTGCCGCACTGACAGTGATAAACAATAATATCGCCAGTATGTTCATGGTCACTTATCCGGTGCTGGCCTATATATATCTGGTTGTCAAAAGCAAGGTACTTTATGCTGGCAGGAACAAAGCGGGTACTTACGTGGGCGTATTCGTTTTACTGATTGTAGCTGCTGTCATTGGTGTTTCATTTGCTGATTTTAAAAGCAGCGAACTTGTGATAACCACTGATAGACTGGAGATTGAAGGCACCTTTGGAACAAGTGTACCTCGGGAAAAAATTGATTCCGTTCTGTTGGTACCTGCATTGCCGACTATTTCTTACAAGACATACGGCTTTGCGGCGGGGGATTATGCAAAAGGGGACTTCCGTACCAAAGACCGCAGAACGGTAAAACTGTATGTCAATAAAAAGATAAGCCCTTCTATTTTGCTGAAAACCAGCTCGGGAGATATTTATTATAACTCCGACAAGCTTGATATGCCTGCGCTTTACAATAAAATAATACAGTGGAAAGGTAAGTAA
- a CDS encoding alkaline phosphatase family protein, whose protein sequence is MINLRYLYFSLWLLAVAVHPGFGQAKNKTLIVFFDGLRPDYITAEQMPNLFGFSKKASRGNHHHSVFPTVTRVNSASYATGSYPGTHGLLGNSVYFPQIVSNKAIGTGIGDLTKISNSTSGKLLTAVSLGEVLQTAGERMFVYSSGTTGQAFLQNHKVGKGAIINPDLVLPETLKAEIIREAGPIPADDETHGHLRHRWITDALLKYTLDDNGPLVSAIWYSDPDGAAHEHGMGSDEAVKSIRYVDGQFGRILESLKNKGLEDKFNIIISTDHGFVTHVGKQSVTDFLIKKGFKKDKESDDVVIAEGALYVKNHDREVIQKIVSALQAEEWIGAVFTKSAKPGNDKGWVPGTISFDAIHYHHPERSGDILVAMNWDDRRNEKGFAGTDYSGGVAGHGGSSPYEINIAMFVAGPDFKEGLSNELPTSNVDITPTILSVYHLPKPASMDGRAITEFLRTDKSGTKKEGKKRWIKTSVNYDWGKYELQLEQTILGNYKYVNATRVTRTLKK, encoded by the coding sequence ATGATAAACTTAAGATACCTGTACTTCTCCTTATGGCTTCTAGCGGTTGCTGTCCATCCCGGTTTCGGGCAAGCAAAAAACAAAACGCTCATTGTCTTTTTCGATGGCCTCAGACCCGACTATATTACCGCCGAACAAATGCCCAACCTCTTCGGATTCAGTAAAAAGGCCAGCAGAGGAAATCATCATCACAGCGTTTTCCCGACCGTAACCCGCGTAAATTCTGCCTCTTATGCCACGGGCTCTTATCCTGGCACACATGGGCTGCTGGGCAATTCGGTATACTTCCCGCAGATTGTTTCCAACAAAGCGATAGGCACTGGGATTGGTGACCTCACGAAAATCTCCAATAGTACATCGGGAAAGTTGCTGACTGCGGTTTCACTGGGGGAAGTGCTGCAAACGGCCGGAGAGCGCATGTTTGTGTACAGCTCGGGAACCACGGGACAGGCATTTCTCCAGAATCATAAAGTAGGCAAAGGAGCTATCATCAATCCCGACCTGGTATTGCCGGAAACCTTAAAAGCAGAGATTATCCGGGAAGCGGGGCCTATACCGGCGGACGATGAAACCCACGGCCATTTACGGCATCGATGGATTACGGATGCGCTTTTGAAATATACCCTGGACGACAATGGCCCGTTGGTGAGCGCGATTTGGTATTCGGACCCGGACGGTGCCGCACATGAGCATGGAATGGGTTCAGATGAGGCCGTTAAATCGATCAGATATGTAGACGGCCAGTTTGGGAGGATTCTGGAAAGCTTGAAAAACAAAGGTCTGGAAGATAAATTTAATATAATTATCTCTACCGACCATGGTTTCGTAACGCATGTAGGCAAACAAAGCGTGACCGATTTTTTGATTAAAAAAGGTTTTAAAAAGGACAAGGAATCCGATGACGTTGTGATTGCCGAAGGAGCCCTTTATGTGAAAAATCACGATAGAGAGGTTATTCAGAAAATCGTATCTGCACTTCAGGCAGAAGAATGGATCGGCGCGGTTTTTACCAAATCTGCCAAACCCGGAAACGACAAAGGATGGGTGCCGGGTACTATTTCCTTTGATGCGATCCACTATCATCATCCAGAGAGGTCAGGGGACATACTGGTGGCTATGAATTGGGACGACCGGAGAAATGAGAAGGGGTTTGCCGGTACGGATTATTCCGGAGGCGTGGCCGGGCATGGCGGATCGAGCCCCTATGAGATTAATATTGCCATGTTTGTTGCCGGGCCAGACTTTAAGGAAGGATTAAGTAATGAGCTGCCTACTTCCAATGTTGACATAACACCAACGATCCTGTCGGTATATCATCTTCCAAAACCTGCATCGATGGACGGAAGGGCCATTACCGAATTTCTTAGAACCGATAAATCGGGTACAAAAAAAGAGGGGAAAAAGCGTTGGATTAAAACAAGTGTAAATTACGACTGGGGGAAATACGAGTTACAGCTTGAGCAGACTATTTTAGGAAATTACAAATACGTGAACGCAACAAGGGTGACAAGAACGCTGAAAAAATAA
- a CDS encoding response regulator transcription factor yields MKILIIEDEKELSQSIRAYLKEENYLCEIAPDFRTGLYMVESFDYDCILLDISLPDGNGLKILEELKAENKADGVIIISARNSIDDRIAGLNLGADDYLSKPFHLSELSARIAAVIRRRNFGGQKNIVLREVTVDLNAKTISVHNKPLDLTRKEYDLLLYLISNKNRVISKNAIAEHLAGEEADFYNNYDVIYSHLKNLKRKIQAAGGEDYIKSIYGMGYKYEIQA; encoded by the coding sequence GTGAAAATCCTCATCATTGAAGACGAAAAAGAGCTCTCCCAAAGTATCCGGGCTTATCTTAAAGAGGAAAACTATCTCTGCGAGATTGCCCCGGATTTCCGGACCGGGCTTTACATGGTGGAATCCTTTGATTACGATTGTATATTACTGGATATATCCCTTCCGGATGGAAATGGTTTAAAGATACTGGAAGAACTTAAGGCTGAAAACAAGGCTGATGGCGTCATCATTATTTCGGCCAGAAATTCGATTGACGACCGTATTGCAGGCCTGAACCTGGGAGCAGACGATTACCTGAGTAAGCCATTCCACCTGTCCGAACTCAGCGCAAGGATTGCGGCGGTGATCAGGCGGAGAAATTTTGGAGGACAAAAAAACATCGTTTTACGGGAAGTTACGGTTGACCTGAACGCCAAAACAATTTCTGTGCACAACAAACCGCTTGACCTGACCCGAAAAGAGTACGATCTGCTGCTTTATCTTATTTCCAATAAAAACCGGGTTATTTCCAAAAATGCGATTGCCGAACACCTGGCAGGAGAGGAAGCGGATTTCTACAACAATTACGATGTGATATACTCCCACCTGAAAAACCTTAAGCGGAAAATCCAGGCAGCCGGAGGAGAAGACTATATCAAATCCATTTATGGTATGGGATATAAATATGAAATTCAAGCATGA